One Tomitella gaofuii DNA segment encodes these proteins:
- a CDS encoding DUF3618 domain-containing protein codes for MSASEHSASPRDSDAAAPDLRDEIVADIHRTREELGSTVDELAGKLDVRAQAEHAADAARARAVQTVRSAAATLEEPTLRNLGPPVAGLALLIGFLLTVRRRARRRAARTPPAPIPS; via the coding sequence ATGAGCGCGTCGGAACACAGCGCATCACCCAGGGATTCGGACGCTGCTGCGCCGGATCTGCGAGACGAGATCGTGGCGGACATCCATAGAACGCGTGAGGAACTGGGTTCCACGGTCGACGAGCTCGCCGGAAAGCTGGATGTGCGCGCGCAGGCCGAGCACGCAGCCGACGCCGCGCGTGCACGCGCCGTGCAGACCGTACGGTCCGCGGCTGCCACCCTCGAGGAGCCGACGTTGCGAAACCTCGGCCCGCCCGTCGCAGGTCTCGCGCTGCTCATCGGGTTCCTGCTCACCGTGCGCCGGCGTGCGCGTCGCCGGGCGGCGCGCACACCACCGGCACCGATCCCGAGCTGA
- a CDS encoding phage holin family protein, which translates to MERSGDRGAHLQHANPSAQGAATEEELRNKQNASSLAEQARADASGDGDAASGDGDAASGGVSARDPNRPTSEVLGEMSHQITRLVRDEVQLALAESRTKGKRLGLAAGMGGIAAVLGLLGAMALTATVIAAIALVLPTWLSALIVGAALVLAALVAAGGLAVEVRRARPPLPEETIDNVQEDIAIVKGHRNT; encoded by the coding sequence ATGGAGCGGTCCGGGGACCGGGGAGCGCATCTGCAGCACGCGAACCCGAGCGCGCAGGGCGCTGCCACCGAGGAGGAGCTCCGGAACAAACAGAATGCGAGCAGCCTCGCCGAGCAGGCCCGCGCCGACGCATCCGGGGACGGCGACGCCGCATCCGGGGACGGCGACGCCGCGTCCGGGGGCGTGTCGGCCCGCGATCCGAACCGGCCCACATCAGAGGTGCTTGGCGAAATGTCGCACCAGATCACGCGCCTGGTCCGTGATGAGGTTCAGCTGGCACTGGCCGAGTCCCGCACGAAGGGCAAGCGCCTGGGGCTGGCAGCGGGCATGGGCGGCATCGCGGCGGTACTGGGTCTGTTGGGGGCGATGGCACTGACCGCGACGGTCATCGCCGCGATCGCCCTGGTGCTGCCGACGTGGCTGTCGGCGCTGATCGTGGGAGCCGCACTCGTTCTGGCGGCGCTCGTCGCGGCGGGTGGTCTGGCCGTCGAGGTGCGTCGTGCGCGGCCGCCGTTGCCGGAGGAGACCATCGACAACGTGCAGGAAGACATCGCTATCGTGAAAGGACACCGGAACACATGA
- a CDS encoding enolase C-terminal domain-like protein, whose translation MNTTHSADDDPVAAAAASPEYAVESLEASAFTIPTDAPESDGTLAWDSTTVVIVSARCGPHTGIGYTYAGPAAAAVIVGKLSGIIEGADAMMPQRSWMQMQHAVRNLGKPGLAAEAISAVDIALWDLYARLLGQSLTVVLGAVHQATPVYGSGGFTSYDDAQLTAQLSGWAQDGIGRVKMKVGRDPDRDAHRLTVARQAVGPDVQLFVDANGAYQRKEALLWAGRFAEHDVRWLEEPVSSDDLDGLRLVRDRAPAGMEIAAGEYGYHLPYFQHMLDAGAVDCLQADVTRALGISGTLRAAALCDARCMDLSLHCAPQVSAHVGTAVWHLRHLEYFHDHIRIEAMAFDGALTPQPPGELRPDRSRPGLGVEVRWADIEKYSVR comes from the coding sequence ATGAATACGACGCATTCCGCCGATGATGACCCCGTTGCGGCAGCCGCGGCTTCTCCTGAGTACGCCGTGGAGAGCCTCGAGGCGTCGGCCTTCACCATCCCGACCGATGCGCCCGAATCCGACGGCACGCTTGCGTGGGACTCGACCACCGTCGTCATCGTCAGCGCACGCTGCGGCCCGCACACCGGCATCGGTTACACCTATGCGGGCCCGGCTGCCGCCGCGGTGATCGTGGGTAAACTCTCCGGCATCATCGAGGGCGCCGACGCGATGATGCCGCAGCGCTCGTGGATGCAGATGCAGCACGCGGTGCGCAACCTCGGCAAACCCGGGCTTGCGGCTGAGGCCATCTCGGCCGTCGACATCGCCCTGTGGGACCTGTACGCGCGGCTTCTGGGGCAGTCGCTCACGGTGGTCCTGGGCGCCGTGCACCAGGCGACTCCGGTCTACGGCAGCGGCGGTTTCACCTCCTACGATGACGCGCAGCTTACGGCGCAGCTCTCAGGGTGGGCGCAGGACGGCATCGGCCGGGTGAAGATGAAGGTGGGGCGCGATCCCGACCGCGACGCACACCGCCTCACGGTTGCGCGCCAGGCTGTAGGCCCGGATGTGCAGCTGTTCGTCGATGCCAACGGCGCATACCAGCGTAAGGAGGCGCTGCTGTGGGCCGGCCGGTTCGCGGAACACGACGTGCGTTGGCTTGAGGAGCCTGTCAGCTCGGACGACCTTGACGGCCTGCGCTTGGTACGCGATCGCGCCCCCGCAGGGATGGAGATCGCGGCAGGCGAGTACGGCTACCACCTCCCCTACTTCCAGCACATGCTCGACGCGGGTGCGGTGGACTGTCTGCAGGCCGACGTGACGCGCGCGTTGGGGATCAGCGGTACATTGCGCGCGGCCGCGCTGTGCGACGCCCGGTGCATGGACCTGTCGCTGCATTGCGCGCCCCAGGTCAGCGCACATGTGGGTACCGCGGTGTGGCATTTGCGTCATCTCGAGTACTTCCACGACCACATCCGGATCGAAGCCATGGCATTCGACGGCGCGCTCACTCCGCAGCCGCCCGGCGAGCTGCGGCCGGACAGGTCCCGCCCGGGTTTGGGCGTGGAGGTCCGGTGGGCGGATATCGAGAAGTACAGCGTGCGGTGA
- a CDS encoding DUF1360 domain-containing protein produces MAVTEAVDAARRHADEYRGDAERPLGGYLTVMAVYGLLVATAAISVTLSGRSLPERWTVQDLATVAIGGHKLARLLSKDAVTSPLRAPVARFEEPGAPAEVNESPRKSSGVRHSLGELITCPFCLDMWVVTGFVIGLVCAPSVTRLVAGTFTALGCADFLQFAYARAQQCIQ; encoded by the coding sequence ATGGCAGTCACCGAGGCCGTTGATGCCGCGCGCAGGCACGCCGACGAATACAGGGGCGATGCGGAGAGGCCGCTGGGCGGGTACCTGACGGTGATGGCCGTCTATGGGTTGTTGGTCGCCACCGCTGCGATCAGCGTGACGCTGTCTGGACGCAGCCTGCCGGAACGTTGGACGGTGCAGGATCTGGCCACCGTCGCGATCGGCGGCCACAAACTCGCACGCCTGCTTTCCAAGGACGCGGTGACGAGTCCGCTGCGTGCACCGGTGGCCCGGTTTGAGGAGCCGGGCGCCCCCGCGGAGGTCAACGAGTCGCCACGGAAATCCTCGGGTGTCCGGCACAGCCTCGGCGAGCTCATCACCTGCCCGTTCTGCCTGGACATGTGGGTGGTCACCGGATTCGTCATCGGCCTCGTCTGCGCGCCGAGTGTCACGCGCTTGGTGGCTGGCACGTTCACAGCGCTCGGATGTGCTGACTTCCTGCAGTTCGCCTACGCGCGTGCGCAGCAGTGCATCCAGTGA